In Haliotis asinina isolate JCU_RB_2024 chromosome 16, JCU_Hal_asi_v2, whole genome shotgun sequence, the following are encoded in one genomic region:
- the LOC137268774 gene encoding ependymin-related protein 1-like, with translation MMLQAILLASLATVALGSICCAPQQWEGFEAVSNLDASGIDRYLLSYSYDAINQRYAINDNYTSLVSARKEIWDYRQGIVFRINTEKRTCETFTVTGTFPASCIPSGAVDMGPFFYGLGTDTLSARAYQFNDTTGEFKNIVAVVTARGCFPITRTTVILRPGSGNNVLRVACVNNILPGIRDSTNLRPPILL, from the exons ATGATGCTGCAGGCAATTCTACTCGCCAGTCTGGCGACGGTTGCTCTTGGCTCTATCTGCTGCGCTCCTCAGCAGTGGGAAGGGTTTGAAGCGGTTTCCAATTTAGATGCCTCGGGGATAGATCGC TACCTGCTGTCCTATTCCTATGACGCCATCAACCAAAGGTACGCCATCAACGACAACTACACATCTTTGGTCAGCGCGCGCAAGGAAATCTGGGACTACCGTCAG GGGATTGTCTTCCGCATTAATACTGAAAAACGAACTTGTGAGACGTTCACTGTGACCGGGACATTCCCTGCCAGCTGCATACCAA GTGGCGCGGTCGACATGGGTCCTTTCTTTTACGGCCTTGGCACGGATACCCTTTCTGCTAGAGCGTACCAATTCAATGACACAACAGGCGAGTTTAAGAACATCGTTGCCGTTGTCACCGCTCGAGGATGCTTTCCTATCACCAGAACAACTGTGATTCTGCGTCCCGGATCCGGAA ACAACGTCTTGAGAGTCGCGTGCGTGAACAATATATTGCCCGGTATCAGGGACAGCACCAATCTTCGACCCCCCATACTACTGTAG